In a genomic window of Occallatibacter riparius:
- a CDS encoding bestrophin family protein — protein sequence MIVAKSERLLRMIGGLGQALLSLLFWDTVFVVLYKVFHWTWLGSDSLPLGSFGTIIGIIVGFRNGSAYGRWWEARTLWGAIVNRSRTFARQVLTTLSSEQAAGSQEQAEVAAVQRELVLHQVAYVHVLRQQLRGLDPVPEFVRVLPQQDTSELARTKNLALSIETRMSAQLIAAHKRGWLDAWQWQAIDQSLASLMDSQGGLERIKNTPMPQQFDFFPRLFVQIYCLLLPVGMVSSLGWYTPLGSTLVGFMFLALEKIGRDLEDPFENCIHDVPMTAIATTIEINLRQMLGETELPAPAQPVDGILW from the coding sequence ATGATTGTTGCCAAATCGGAACGCCTGCTGCGCATGATTGGAGGGTTGGGCCAAGCGCTCCTTTCCTTGCTTTTTTGGGACACGGTATTTGTTGTGCTCTACAAGGTCTTCCACTGGACCTGGCTCGGGTCCGACAGCCTTCCGCTAGGCTCATTCGGAACCATCATCGGCATCATTGTGGGCTTCCGAAACGGCTCAGCGTATGGGCGCTGGTGGGAGGCGCGCACGCTTTGGGGCGCCATCGTAAACAGAAGCCGAACCTTCGCCCGCCAGGTATTGACGACGCTTTCCTCTGAACAGGCTGCAGGCTCGCAGGAGCAGGCGGAAGTTGCGGCCGTCCAGCGCGAACTCGTGCTCCATCAGGTGGCGTACGTTCATGTATTGCGCCAGCAGTTGCGCGGCCTCGATCCCGTCCCCGAATTCGTGCGCGTGCTTCCGCAACAAGACACGTCCGAACTCGCGCGTACCAAAAACCTCGCTCTGTCGATTGAGACACGCATGAGTGCCCAACTCATTGCAGCGCACAAGCGCGGCTGGCTCGACGCATGGCAATGGCAGGCCATCGATCAGAGCCTCGCGTCCCTCATGGACTCCCAGGGCGGCTTGGAGCGTATCAAGAACACACCCATGCCACAGCAGTTCGACTTCTTTCCGAGATTGTTTGTACAGATTTATTGCCTGCTGCTGCCGGTGGGAATGGTCTCCAGCCTCGGTTGGTATACCCCCCTGGGATCCACCCTGGTGGGATTCATGTTCCTGGCTCTCGAGAAGATCGGACGCGACCTAGAAGATCCCTTCGAAAACTGCATCCACGACGTCCCGATGACCGCCATCGCAACGACCATTGAGATCAATCTGCGGCAGATGCTGGGCGAAACGGAACTGCCGGCCCCCGCTCAGCCAGTCGACGGTATCCTCTGGTAA
- a CDS encoding carbonic anhydrase codes for MSEDVLEKLKAGIRRFHEEVYTPKAEEYRLAASRPQRPHTLIVACADSRVDVESITSSGPGEVFVTRNVGNLVPPYSGTPGGVTAVIEYAVTALGVKHLVVCGHSDCGAMKALLKPHSTEDMPAVDHWLHHGRAALKIVESTARPAEGESEKLARLTEVNVLAQLVHMKTHPSVAGAWAGGQLTISGWVYDIASGTVRIARDGQRTFEPVTATAGIGA; via the coding sequence ATGAGTGAAGATGTACTGGAGAAACTGAAGGCCGGCATCCGTCGCTTCCATGAAGAGGTATACACGCCAAAAGCGGAGGAATACCGCCTAGCGGCCAGCCGGCCGCAAAGGCCCCACACCCTCATCGTCGCGTGCGCCGACTCGCGGGTAGACGTGGAGAGCATCACAAGCTCGGGACCCGGAGAGGTCTTCGTCACTCGGAATGTCGGCAATCTTGTGCCTCCCTACAGCGGCACTCCCGGAGGCGTAACTGCGGTCATTGAATACGCAGTGACCGCGCTCGGGGTGAAGCACCTGGTCGTCTGTGGGCATTCGGATTGCGGTGCAATGAAGGCTCTCCTCAAGCCCCATTCGACAGAAGATATGCCCGCGGTCGACCATTGGCTTCACCATGGCCGCGCCGCCCTGAAGATTGTTGAGAGCACGGCTCGGCCCGCCGAGGGGGAGAGCGAGAAACTTGCCCGGCTCACCGAAGTCAACGTGCTCGCCCAGCTAGTCCATATGAAAACGCATCCCAGCGTCGCCGGTGCGTGGGCTGGCGGCCAGCTTACGATTTCCGGCTGGGTTTATGACATCGCGAGCGGCACAGTCCGCATCGCCCGCGACGGCCAGAGGACATTCGAGCCGGTCACCGCGACAGCCGGTATCGGAGCATGA
- a CDS encoding SpoIIE family protein phosphatase: MSSEPKNSHVDHGFEGDYRPAEMSRIDPVNVRVEPADLTYLVQLADALNTTLDLQTLLNRTSELVRAVINYRIFAIFLLNDRTHELRMRFQIGHTPEVQRMRFPLGKGVVGQVALTRQPMLLNDVSQSPAYFNANPDVKSELAVPLIAKNRLIGVIDIESEELNHFRPEHLHLLTLTASRIAQAIENARLYARVSRQAQTLTVLNEIAIELTSILDLDPLLERVGNLLRRLIDYQMFTVMLLDDKGEVLVTRYAWRFGYTHAPRRKIPVTAGLVGAAVREWRVINAMDVRKDPRYLEMNPETRSEMIVPLFYKGRVIGVLDLEHTRTGFFNEEHERMLVTLGAQVAIAIENARLYQRVRRQEQQLERDITMAREVQLRLLPPDPPQHTNAEVAVRFLPARAIGGDLYDFLEYGDSRSAIVLGDVSGKAAPAALFAALVSGIMRSAANQRFGPAEMLEHLNESLQERRLDSQYVTMLFALWNDDERTLTVANSGAVQPIICRGGKSTTVRVEGFPLGMFPEASYDEQVIATEPGDAIVFVSDGILDAENAHGDMYGEEKLARVLCGNRDRPAGEIAEAILQDVSKFQAGKERFDDETIIVVRVR; encoded by the coding sequence ATGTCCTCCGAGCCAAAGAATAGCCATGTCGACCACGGATTCGAGGGCGATTACCGCCCTGCCGAGATGTCGCGTATCGACCCGGTGAACGTGCGGGTTGAGCCTGCAGATCTGACCTATCTTGTACAGCTTGCGGATGCGCTGAATACGACGCTGGACCTGCAGACGCTGCTGAATCGCACATCAGAGCTGGTACGGGCGGTGATCAACTACCGCATCTTCGCCATCTTTCTGCTGAACGACCGCACGCATGAGCTGCGCATGCGCTTCCAGATCGGGCATACGCCCGAGGTGCAGCGGATGCGCTTTCCGCTTGGCAAGGGAGTGGTGGGGCAAGTGGCTCTGACGCGGCAGCCGATGCTGTTGAACGATGTAAGCCAGTCGCCGGCGTATTTCAATGCCAATCCCGATGTGAAATCGGAGCTGGCTGTGCCGCTGATCGCGAAGAACCGGCTGATCGGCGTGATCGATATTGAGAGCGAGGAGCTGAACCACTTCCGGCCGGAGCATCTGCACCTGCTGACGCTGACGGCGTCGCGTATTGCGCAGGCGATTGAGAATGCGCGGCTGTATGCGCGGGTGTCGCGGCAGGCGCAGACGCTGACGGTACTGAACGAGATTGCGATTGAGCTGACGTCGATTCTGGATTTGGATCCGCTGCTGGAACGCGTGGGGAACCTTCTGCGACGGCTGATCGATTACCAGATGTTTACGGTAATGCTGCTGGATGACAAGGGCGAGGTCCTGGTGACGCGCTACGCGTGGCGGTTCGGGTATACGCATGCGCCGCGAAGGAAGATTCCAGTGACGGCGGGGTTGGTGGGCGCGGCGGTGCGTGAGTGGCGGGTGATCAATGCGATGGATGTGCGCAAGGACCCGCGCTATCTGGAGATGAATCCCGAGACGCGCTCGGAGATGATTGTGCCGCTGTTCTACAAGGGGCGCGTGATTGGCGTGCTGGACCTGGAGCATACGCGGACGGGGTTCTTCAACGAAGAGCACGAGCGCATGCTGGTGACGCTGGGCGCGCAGGTGGCGATTGCGATTGAGAATGCGCGGCTCTACCAGCGGGTGAGACGGCAGGAACAGCAGTTGGAGCGTGACATCACGATGGCGCGCGAGGTGCAGCTCAGGCTGCTGCCGCCCGATCCACCGCAGCACACGAATGCGGAGGTGGCGGTGAGGTTTTTGCCGGCGCGCGCGATTGGCGGCGACCTCTACGATTTTCTGGAATATGGCGACAGCCGCAGCGCGATTGTGCTGGGGGATGTGAGCGGCAAGGCTGCGCCGGCGGCGCTGTTTGCGGCGCTGGTGAGCGGGATTATGCGGTCGGCTGCGAACCAGCGATTTGGCCCGGCGGAGATGCTGGAGCACCTGAACGAATCGCTGCAGGAGCGAAGGCTGGACTCGCAATATGTGACGATGCTGTTCGCGCTGTGGAATGACGATGAGCGCACGCTGACGGTGGCGAATTCGGGCGCGGTGCAGCCGATCATCTGCCGCGGCGGGAAGTCAACGACCGTGCGAGTGGAAGGCTTTCCACTGGGGATGTTCCCGGAAGCGTCGTATGACGAGCAGGTGATCGCGACGGAGCCGGGCGATGCGATTGTGTTTGTGTCGGACGGGATTCTGGATGCGGAGAATGCGCACGGCGATATGTACGGCGAGGAAAAGCTGGCAAGGGTGCTGTGCGGGAATCGGGATCGGCCGGCGGGGGAGATTGCTGAGGCGATTCTGCAGGATGTGAGCAAGTTCCAGGCGGGGAAAGAGCGGTTTGATGACGAAACGATTATTGTTGTTCGCGTCAGGTGA
- a CDS encoding four helix bundle protein, with protein MADGFIPRQAKASKNIARGPNDAFLCSCIQNDSEREVVSPQVYQVREQGTANRESFRDLIVWQKAMDLSEAVYKLTVDFPNSELFGLTNQLRRASVSTASNIAEGYGKCTRGEYVQFLGHARGSNFEVQTQLMLPKRLKFGSDQHRQNAERLSDEVSRMLVAIMTKLRK; from the coding sequence ATGGCTGATGGATTTATCCCCAGGCAGGCGAAGGCTTCCAAGAATATTGCGCGCGGGCCGAACGATGCGTTCCTGTGCAGCTGTATCCAAAATGACTCCGAAAGGGAAGTGGTCTCCCCTCAAGTCTACCAAGTCAGGGAACAGGGAACAGCCAACAGGGAGTCGTTTAGAGACTTGATCGTGTGGCAGAAAGCGATGGACCTGAGCGAAGCTGTTTACAAGCTGACTGTAGATTTTCCGAACTCGGAACTTTTCGGGCTGACAAACCAGCTTCGTCGTGCGTCGGTTTCCACCGCGAGCAATATCGCAGAGGGGTATGGCAAGTGCACCAGGGGCGAGTATGTGCAATTCCTGGGGCACGCTCGAGGTTCAAACTTCGAAGTTCAGACGCAGCTCATGCTACCGAAGCGGTTGAAATTCGGCTCTGACCAACATCGCCAAAACGCAGAGAGGCTCTCCGACGAGGTCAGCCGCATGCTAGTCGCGATAATGACGAAACTCAGGAAATGA
- the aroA gene encoding 3-phosphoshikimate 1-carboxyvinyltransferase: protein MDTAAQERIVRPARNILGSLRLPGDKSISHRYGMLAAFAEGTSRFANFSTGADCASTLRCMEALGASVRKLDDGRVEVTGVGGQVMPSSEPLDCGNSGSTMRMISGLLAPQQGTFTLIGDASLSRRPMERVRKPLAEMGAKITLTEGHAPVTIEGAALRAIDYTTPVPSAQVKTCVMLAGLQTEGTTTVREAVRTRDHSELALRAFGAELTRTIDSVSIKGPQTLHAIDATVPGDISSAAFFLCAASLFPGSSLVLDSLGLNPTRATLLDVLTALGAQISVLNLEEKNAELVGTVQVSAPAEGLRSTTINGALAAQLIDELPVLAAIGPYTSGGIRIRDAKELRVKESDRIALVAKNLRAMGAEVEEFEDGLDVPGGQTLHGATIDSGGDHRIAMAFSVAALRAEGETVIQGAESAAISFPEFFDLLEHVAER from the coding sequence TTGGATACAGCTGCACAGGAACGCATCGTTCGGCCCGCGCGCAATATTCTTGGAAGCCTTCGCCTGCCTGGGGATAAATCCATCAGCCATCGCTATGGAATGCTCGCAGCGTTTGCCGAGGGCACGTCGCGGTTTGCCAATTTTTCGACGGGAGCGGATTGCGCTTCGACGCTGAGGTGCATGGAGGCGCTGGGCGCGAGCGTACGCAAGCTCGACGACGGCCGCGTGGAAGTGACCGGCGTGGGAGGGCAGGTGATGCCGTCGAGCGAGCCGCTCGATTGCGGCAATTCGGGATCGACGATGCGAATGATCTCGGGGCTGCTGGCGCCGCAGCAGGGGACGTTCACGCTGATCGGCGACGCTTCCCTTTCGCGCCGGCCGATGGAGCGCGTGCGCAAGCCGCTGGCGGAGATGGGCGCGAAGATCACGCTGACCGAGGGGCATGCGCCGGTGACGATCGAGGGCGCGGCCCTGCGGGCGATCGACTATACGACGCCGGTGCCGAGTGCACAGGTGAAGACGTGCGTGATGCTGGCAGGATTGCAGACCGAAGGCACGACGACGGTGCGTGAGGCAGTGCGGACGCGCGATCACAGCGAACTGGCGCTGCGGGCGTTCGGCGCGGAGCTGACGCGCACGATTGATTCGGTGTCGATCAAGGGACCGCAGACGCTGCATGCGATTGATGCGACGGTGCCGGGGGATATTTCTTCGGCAGCGTTCTTTCTATGCGCGGCGTCGCTGTTTCCGGGTTCGTCGCTGGTGCTGGATTCGCTGGGATTGAATCCTACGCGCGCGACGCTGCTGGATGTGCTGACCGCGCTGGGCGCGCAGATCAGCGTGCTGAATCTCGAAGAGAAGAACGCCGAACTTGTGGGCACGGTGCAGGTCTCGGCCCCGGCGGAGGGGCTGCGCTCGACGACGATCAATGGTGCGCTGGCTGCGCAGTTGATTGATGAGCTGCCGGTGCTGGCGGCGATCGGACCGTACACGAGCGGCGGCATTCGTATTCGCGATGCGAAGGAGCTGCGCGTGAAGGAGTCGGACCGCATCGCGCTGGTGGCGAAGAATCTGCGCGCGATGGGCGCGGAGGTCGAGGAGTTCGAAGACGGGCTCGATGTGCCGGGCGGCCAGACCCTGCATGGGGCAACGATTGACTCGGGCGGGGACCACCGCATTGCGATGGCGTTCAGCGTGGCTGCGCTCAGGGCTGAGGGCGAGACGGTGATTCAGGGAGCGGAGTCGGCGGCGATCAGCTTTCCGGAGTTCTTTGATTTGCTGGAGCACGTGGCGGAACGCTAG
- a CDS encoding TolC family protein, producing the protein MHSFGTGVFKRQQPAQNRRGTLRAAAAVMLTLISGVPSGFAQQSANPARTKASSGLPAAPEPVATSATPLRQSQHDFSQPKGDITGKFWKMYSPTDISAASFVNSVRLDNLVKDGKIYLSLSDAIALAIENNYDIAIARYNLDIADTDVLRSKAGSALRGVNSGVVANTLGGGGSTLVSGGGPGGTTGGSGGAASGAGGLVTSTQSAGPLPEIIDPSLTGTVQFDHAKQLQTNTLFSAGEPVISQNTNTYNFAYNQGFVTGTALQVGFNNSRAASDLSFNSYSPLLQSSFKASLTQHLLQGFGIFVNKRFMYQAENNRKITDSSFRQQILYTTNQVENIYWGLVSAYEDVQAKERALAQSTQLESDTRKQLDIGTMAPLDVVNAQSTVATDKQGLINSRNILQYQQLVMKQAIARNLNDPALVAAPIVPTDRISLEELPEEKTPVDELVQTAFKQRPELEQAVLTLKNDAIGMKGTRNALLPVFDVQAYYGGSGVGGAQSPYLNCNPVFGGKFIPCPAGLVPSVGYGDVLHQLVDSAGPDKGVAFSLNIPLRNRPAQADQARSVMEYRQSELRLEQLYTQIRMQVVNAQFALTNDRAQVLASRAAHDYATQSLDAEQKKLHLGASTTTNVLQYERSLATAENNLIAAEAAYAKDRAGLYQTLATTLQHYGINMNDAASGTVSAVPNVPGMVPATNQNVAPTAPAPTGR; encoded by the coding sequence ATGCATTCTTTCGGTACAGGTGTGTTTAAGCGCCAGCAACCTGCACAAAATCGGCGCGGGACACTGCGCGCTGCGGCCGCCGTCATGCTGACGCTTATTTCGGGTGTTCCCTCGGGCTTCGCTCAACAATCTGCCAATCCAGCGCGGACCAAGGCATCCTCCGGGCTGCCCGCGGCCCCCGAGCCCGTCGCGACCTCGGCAACCCCGCTGCGCCAGAGCCAGCACGACTTCAGCCAGCCCAAAGGCGACATCACCGGGAAATTCTGGAAGATGTATTCGCCGACCGATATCTCAGCTGCCAGCTTCGTCAACTCCGTCCGGCTCGACAACCTCGTCAAGGACGGCAAGATCTACCTGAGCCTCTCTGACGCGATTGCGCTCGCAATCGAGAATAACTACGATATCGCGATTGCCCGTTACAACCTCGACATCGCCGATACCGACGTGCTGCGCAGCAAGGCAGGTTCAGCCCTGCGTGGCGTCAACTCAGGCGTGGTTGCCAACACACTGGGCGGCGGCGGATCGACATTAGTGTCAGGCGGCGGCCCGGGCGGTACCACTGGAGGCTCGGGCGGAGCCGCGTCGGGCGCGGGCGGTCTCGTCACGTCCACGCAGAGCGCAGGTCCCCTGCCTGAGATCATCGACCCGTCGCTTACCGGAACCGTTCAGTTTGACCATGCAAAGCAATTGCAGACGAACACGTTGTTTTCCGCTGGCGAGCCGGTGATCTCGCAGAACACGAATACCTACAACTTCGCTTACAACCAGGGGTTCGTCACCGGCACCGCATTGCAGGTCGGATTCAATAACAGCCGGGCTGCCAGCGACCTTTCCTTCAATAGCTACAGTCCGCTTCTGCAATCCAGCTTCAAGGCCTCGCTAACGCAGCATTTGCTCCAGGGTTTTGGAATCTTCGTCAACAAGCGCTTCATGTACCAGGCTGAGAACAACCGCAAGATCACCGATTCCAGCTTCCGCCAGCAGATTCTCTATACCACCAACCAGGTTGAGAACATCTACTGGGGCTTGGTCAGCGCGTATGAAGACGTTCAGGCGAAAGAGCGCGCCCTGGCCCAGAGCACCCAGCTTGAGAGCGACACCCGCAAGCAGCTCGATATCGGCACCATGGCACCCCTCGACGTAGTGAACGCGCAGTCCACCGTCGCTACTGACAAGCAGGGCCTGATCAATTCACGGAACATCCTCCAATACCAGCAACTCGTCATGAAGCAGGCCATCGCGCGCAATCTCAATGATCCCGCGCTCGTAGCTGCCCCCATCGTTCCCACCGATCGCATCAGCCTTGAAGAGCTGCCGGAAGAGAAGACCCCCGTCGACGAACTCGTGCAGACGGCATTCAAGCAGCGCCCGGAACTTGAGCAAGCCGTGCTCACCCTCAAGAACGACGCCATCGGCATGAAGGGCACGCGCAACGCCCTACTGCCCGTGTTCGATGTGCAGGCCTACTACGGCGGCAGCGGAGTAGGCGGCGCCCAAAGCCCCTACTTGAACTGCAATCCCGTCTTCGGAGGCAAATTCATCCCGTGCCCTGCAGGCCTTGTTCCCTCCGTTGGTTACGGCGACGTGCTGCACCAGTTGGTTGATTCAGCAGGTCCCGACAAGGGCGTCGCTTTTTCGTTGAACATTCCTCTCCGCAACCGGCCGGCGCAGGCTGACCAGGCACGCTCGGTGATGGAATACCGCCAGTCAGAACTGCGTCTCGAGCAGCTCTACACGCAGATCCGCATGCAAGTGGTCAACGCGCAGTTCGCTCTCACCAACGACCGCGCCCAGGTTCTCGCCTCACGCGCGGCCCACGACTACGCCACGCAGAGCCTCGATGCCGAGCAGAAGAAGCTCCATCTCGGCGCCTCCACCACAACCAACGTTCTGCAGTATGAACGCAGCCTTGCCACTGCGGAAAACAATTTGATCGCTGCCGAAGCAGCCTACGCAAAGGACCGCGCCGGCCTCTACCAGACGCTGGCCACCACGCTGCAGCACTACGGCATCAACATGAACGACGCGGCCAGCGGCACGGTCAGTGCCGTGCCCAACGTTCCCGGCATGGTCCCCGCGACCAACCAGAACGTTGCCCCCACGGCGCCCGCACCAACCGGCCGCTAA
- the truA gene encoding tRNA pseudouridine(38-40) synthase TruA: protein MQNWKVIVSYDGTDYSGWQVQPGRATIQGELQAALGRVTGESPLPQGSGRTDAGVHALGQVASFGLAAPIPADNLRRALNRTLPAAIRVVETMVVPAAFHARHSTVAKTYEYRVFLERRRTGPDEADPSYAVVCPPFLARYVYSYPWPLDFGELERAAASFVGTHDFLSFAATDPDETTRSAADNEEDMTTLGAVRTVYRSWWEQKQTDEGTMLFYRVRGNGFLHHMVRNLVGTMLDVGRGYRRAEEIPGMIAAKARAAAGPTAPPQGLFLHSVEYPE from the coding sequence ATGCAGAACTGGAAGGTGATCGTCTCTTACGACGGCACGGACTATAGCGGGTGGCAGGTGCAGCCGGGGCGGGCTACGATCCAGGGCGAGTTGCAGGCGGCGCTGGGACGGGTGACGGGCGAGTCGCCGCTGCCGCAGGGGTCGGGGCGGACCGATGCGGGGGTCCATGCGCTGGGGCAGGTGGCGAGTTTTGGGCTGGCAGCGCCAATTCCAGCGGACAATCTGCGGCGCGCGCTGAACCGGACGCTGCCGGCGGCGATCCGGGTTGTGGAGACCATGGTGGTTCCGGCGGCGTTTCACGCGCGGCACTCGACCGTGGCGAAAACATACGAGTACAGGGTCTTTCTGGAAAGGCGACGGACCGGGCCTGATGAGGCCGATCCGAGCTATGCCGTGGTGTGCCCACCGTTTCTGGCACGGTATGTGTACTCGTATCCGTGGCCGCTCGACTTTGGGGAACTGGAACGAGCCGCGGCGTCGTTTGTGGGGACGCACGATTTTCTGAGCTTTGCGGCTACGGATCCGGACGAGACGACGCGCTCGGCGGCAGATAACGAGGAAGACATGACTACGCTCGGTGCCGTGCGGACGGTTTATCGGTCCTGGTGGGAACAGAAACAGACGGACGAGGGGACCATGCTGTTCTATCGAGTCCGCGGGAACGGATTTCTGCACCATATGGTGCGGAACCTGGTGGGGACGATGCTGGACGTGGGGCGCGGATACCGGCGCGCGGAGGAGATTCCGGGGATGATTGCGGCAAAGGCCCGGGCTGCGGCCGGGCCGACTGCGCCGCCGCAGGGGTTGTTTCTGCACTCGGTGGAGTACCCAGAGTAA